In a genomic window of Salmo trutta chromosome 32, fSalTru1.1, whole genome shotgun sequence:
- the LOC115171741 gene encoding transportin-2 isoform X1 has protein sequence MEWQPDEQGLQQVLQLLKDSQSPNTATQRAVQQKLEQLNQFPDFNNYLIFVLTRLKTEDEPTRSLSGLILKNNVKAHYQNFPPAVADFIKQECLNNIGDPSPLIRATIGILITTITSKGELQTWPELLPQLCNLLNSEDYNTCEGSFGALQKICEDSSELLESDALNRPLNIMIPKFLQFFKHCSPKIRSHAIACVNQFIIGRAQALMDNIDTFIESLFALATDEDSEVRKNVCRALVMLLEVRIDRLIPHMHSIIQYMLQRTQDPDENVSLEACEFWLTLAEQPICKEVLSGHLVQLIPILVNGMKYSEIDIILLKGDVEEDEAVPDSEQDIKPRFHKSRTVTLQHEGGEGEEGEDVDEDDDDDDDTLSDWNLRKCSAAALDVLANVFRDELLPHLLPLLKGLLFSPDWVIKESGILVLGAIAEGCMQGMVPYLPELLPHLIACLCDKKALVRSIACWTLSRYAHWVVSQPPDSHLKPLMTELLKRILDGNKRVQEAACSAFATLEEEACTELVPYLSFILDTLVFAFGKYQHKNLLILYDAIGTLADSVGHHLNQPEYIQKLMPPLIAKWNELKDEDKDLFPLLECLSSVATALQSGFLPYCEPVYQRCVTLVQKTLAQAMMYNQHPDQYEAPDKDFMIVALDLLSGLAEGLGASVDQLVARSNIMTLLFQCMQDPMPEVRQSSFALLGDLTKACFPHVKPCIAEFMPILGLNLNPEFISVCNNATWAIGEIAMQMGRTDKKDEGDCSGSDMQPYVGLVLNNLVEIINRPNTPKTLLENTAITIGRLGYVCPQEVSPMLQQFIRPWCTSLRNIRDNEEKDSAFRGICMMIGVNPAGVVQDFIFFCDAVASWVSPKDDLRDMFYKILHGFKDQVGEENWQQFSEQFPPLLKERLSACYGV, from the exons ATGGAGTGGCAGCCGGACGAACAGGGACTCCAGCAGGTCCTCCAGCTCCTCAAGGACTCCCAGTCCCCCAACACGGCCACACAGAGAGCCGTGCAACAA AAACTTGAACAGCTCAACCAGTTCCCTGACTTCAACAACTATCTAATCTTTGTGCTCACAAGACTGAAAACTGAAG aTGAACCCACTCGTTCTCTGAGTGGTCTGATCCTGAAGAACAATGTGAAGGCCCACTACCAGAACTTCCCCCCGGCCGTGGCTGACTTCATCAAGCAGGAATGCCTCAACAACATAGGCGACCCGTCGCCCCTCATCCGTGCCACCatcg GTATCCTGATCACCACGATCACTTCTAAAGGGGAGCTGCAGACCTGGCCAGAGCTGCTGCCCCAGCTGTGTAACCTGCTCAACTCTGAGGACTACAACACCTGCGAG GGCTCGTTTGGCGCCCTGCAGAAGATCTGCGAGGACTCGTCGGAGCTGTTGGAGAGCGACGCGCTCAACCGTCCGCTAAACATCATGATCCCCAAGTTCCTGCAGTTCTTCAAGCACTGCAGCCCTAAGATCAG ATCTCATGCCATCGCCTGTGTGAACCAGTTCATCATCGGCAGAGCCCAGGCCCTGATGGACAACATCGACACCTTCATCGAG aGCCTGTTTGCGCTGGCTACAGACGAGGACTCAGAGGTGAGGAAGAACGTGTGCCGGGCTCTGGTCATGCTGCTGGAGGTCCGTATCGACCGGCTAATCCCTCACATGCACAGCATCATACAG TACATGCTGCAGCGCACACAGGACCCGGATGAGAACGTTTCTCTGGAGGCCTGTGAGTTCTGGCTCACCCTGGCTGAGCAGCCCATCTGCAAGGAGGTGCTCTCTGGACACCTGGTGCA GCTCATTCCTATCCTGGTGAACGGCATGAAGTACTCTGAGATAGATATTATCCTGCTGAAG ggtgatgTGGAGGAGGACGAAGCTGTGCCGGACAGTGAGCAGGACATCAAGCCCCGCTTCCACAAGTCTCGCACCGTCACCCTGCAGCACGAGGGAGGAGAGGGCGAGGAGGGAGAGGACGTCGACGAAGACGACGACGATGATGACGATACATTATCTGACTGGAACCTAC GCAAGTGTTCGGCGGCGGCACTGGATGTGCTGGCCAATGTTTTCCGAGACGAGCTGCTGCCTCACCTGCTGCCACTGCTCAAGGGCCTTCTCTTCTCCCCTGACTGGGTCATAAAGGAGTCTGGCATCCTGGTGCTGGGGGCCATCGCTGAGG gctgTATGCAGGGCATGGTGCCCTACCTTCCGGAGCTCCTCCCCCACCTCATTGCGTGCCTGTGTGACAAGAAGGCCCTGGTGCGCTCCATCGCCTGCTGGACCCTGTCCCGCTACGCCCACTGGGTGGTCAGCCAGCCCCCAGACTCCCACCTCAAACCCCTGATGACCGAGCTGCTCAAGAGGATACTGGACGGCAACAAGAGGGTGCAGGAGGCCGCCTGcag TGCGTTTGCCACCCTGGAGGAGGAGGCGTGTACAGAGCTGGTGCCCTACCTCAGCTtcatcctggacacgctggtgTTTGCCTTCGGCAAGTACCAGCACAAGAACCTGCTCATCCTCTACGACGCCATCGGAACGCTCGCCGACTCCGTAGGACACCACCTCAACCAGCCT GAGTACATCCAGAAGCTGATGCCTCCCCTCATTGCCAAATGGAATGAGCTGAAGGACGAGGACAAGGATCTCTTTCCACTTCTGGAG TGTCTGTCGTCGGTGGCCACGGCCCTGCAAAGTGGCTTCCTGCCCTACTGTGAGCCTGTCTACCAGCGCTGTGTAACCCTGGTCCAGAAGACCCTCGCTCAGGCCATG atgtacAACCAGCACCCTGACCAGTACGAAGCCCCTGACAAGGACTTCATGATTGTGGCCCTGGACCTGCTGAGTGGCCTGGCCGAGGGCTTGGGGGCCAGTGTGGACCAGCTGGTGGCCCGCAGCAACATCATGACCCTGCTCTTCCAGTGCATGCAG GACCCTATGCCAGAGGTGAGACAGAGCTCCTTTGCCCTGCTGGGTGACCTGACCAAGGCCTGCTTCCCTCATGTCAAACCCTGCATTG CTGAGTTCATGCCGATCCTGGGCCTGAACCTGAACCCAGAGTTCATCTCTGTGTGTAACAACGCTACTTGGGCCATTGGCGAGATCGCCATGCAGATGG GGAGAACTGACAAGAAGGATGAAGGAGATTGCTCAG GATCAGACATGCAACCCTATGTTGGGCTGGTCCTCAACAACCTGGTGGAGATCATCAACAGACCTAACACACCCAAGACCCTCCTGGAGAATACAG CCATTACGATCGGCAGGCTGGGCTACGTGTGTCCACAGGAGGTGTCTCCCATGCTGCAACAGTTTATCAGACCCTGGTGCACATCGTTGAGGAACATCAGGGACAATGAGGAGAAAGACTCTGCGTTCCGTGGAATCTGCATGATGATTGGAGTCAACCCTGCTGGAGTGGTtcag
- the LOC115171741 gene encoding transportin-2 isoform X2: MEWQPDEQGLQQVLQLLKDSQSPNTATQRAVQQKLEQLNQFPDFNNYLIFVLTRLKTEDEPTRSLSGLILKNNVKAHYQNFPPAVADFIKQECLNNIGDPSPLIRATIGILITTITSKGELQTWPELLPQLCNLLNSEDYNTCEGSFGALQKICEDSSELLESDALNRPLNIMIPKFLQFFKHCSPKIRSHAIACVNQFIIGRAQALMDNIDTFIESLFALATDEDSEVRKNVCRALVMLLEVRIDRLIPHMHSIIQYMLQRTQDPDENVSLEACEFWLTLAEQPICKEVLSGHLVQLIPILVNGMKYSEIDIILLKGDVEEDEAVPDSEQDIKPRFHKSRTVTLQHEGGEGEEGEDVDEDDDDDDDTLSDWNLRKCSAAALDVLANVFRDELLPHLLPLLKGLLFSPDWVIKESGILVLGAIAEGCMQGMVPYLPELLPHLIACLCDKKALVRSIACWTLSRYAHWVVSQPPDSHLKPLMTELLKRILDGNKRVQEAACSAFATLEEEACTELVPYLSFILDTLVFAFGKYQHKNLLILYDAIGTLADSVGHHLNQPEYIQKLMPPLIAKWNELKDEDKDLFPLLECLSSVATALQSGFLPYCEPVYQRCVTLVQKTLAQAMMYNQHPDQYEAPDKDFMIVALDLLSGLAEGLGASVDQLVARSNIMTLLFQCMQDPMPEVRQSSFALLGDLTKACFPHVKPCIAEFMPILGLNLNPEFISVCNNATWAIGEIAMQMGSDMQPYVGLVLNNLVEIINRPNTPKTLLENTAITIGRLGYVCPQEVSPMLQQFIRPWCTSLRNIRDNEEKDSAFRGICMMIGVNPAGVVQDFIFFCDAVASWVSPKDDLRDMFYKILHGFKDQVGEENWQQFSEQFPPLLKERLSACYGV; the protein is encoded by the exons ATGGAGTGGCAGCCGGACGAACAGGGACTCCAGCAGGTCCTCCAGCTCCTCAAGGACTCCCAGTCCCCCAACACGGCCACACAGAGAGCCGTGCAACAA AAACTTGAACAGCTCAACCAGTTCCCTGACTTCAACAACTATCTAATCTTTGTGCTCACAAGACTGAAAACTGAAG aTGAACCCACTCGTTCTCTGAGTGGTCTGATCCTGAAGAACAATGTGAAGGCCCACTACCAGAACTTCCCCCCGGCCGTGGCTGACTTCATCAAGCAGGAATGCCTCAACAACATAGGCGACCCGTCGCCCCTCATCCGTGCCACCatcg GTATCCTGATCACCACGATCACTTCTAAAGGGGAGCTGCAGACCTGGCCAGAGCTGCTGCCCCAGCTGTGTAACCTGCTCAACTCTGAGGACTACAACACCTGCGAG GGCTCGTTTGGCGCCCTGCAGAAGATCTGCGAGGACTCGTCGGAGCTGTTGGAGAGCGACGCGCTCAACCGTCCGCTAAACATCATGATCCCCAAGTTCCTGCAGTTCTTCAAGCACTGCAGCCCTAAGATCAG ATCTCATGCCATCGCCTGTGTGAACCAGTTCATCATCGGCAGAGCCCAGGCCCTGATGGACAACATCGACACCTTCATCGAG aGCCTGTTTGCGCTGGCTACAGACGAGGACTCAGAGGTGAGGAAGAACGTGTGCCGGGCTCTGGTCATGCTGCTGGAGGTCCGTATCGACCGGCTAATCCCTCACATGCACAGCATCATACAG TACATGCTGCAGCGCACACAGGACCCGGATGAGAACGTTTCTCTGGAGGCCTGTGAGTTCTGGCTCACCCTGGCTGAGCAGCCCATCTGCAAGGAGGTGCTCTCTGGACACCTGGTGCA GCTCATTCCTATCCTGGTGAACGGCATGAAGTACTCTGAGATAGATATTATCCTGCTGAAG ggtgatgTGGAGGAGGACGAAGCTGTGCCGGACAGTGAGCAGGACATCAAGCCCCGCTTCCACAAGTCTCGCACCGTCACCCTGCAGCACGAGGGAGGAGAGGGCGAGGAGGGAGAGGACGTCGACGAAGACGACGACGATGATGACGATACATTATCTGACTGGAACCTAC GCAAGTGTTCGGCGGCGGCACTGGATGTGCTGGCCAATGTTTTCCGAGACGAGCTGCTGCCTCACCTGCTGCCACTGCTCAAGGGCCTTCTCTTCTCCCCTGACTGGGTCATAAAGGAGTCTGGCATCCTGGTGCTGGGGGCCATCGCTGAGG gctgTATGCAGGGCATGGTGCCCTACCTTCCGGAGCTCCTCCCCCACCTCATTGCGTGCCTGTGTGACAAGAAGGCCCTGGTGCGCTCCATCGCCTGCTGGACCCTGTCCCGCTACGCCCACTGGGTGGTCAGCCAGCCCCCAGACTCCCACCTCAAACCCCTGATGACCGAGCTGCTCAAGAGGATACTGGACGGCAACAAGAGGGTGCAGGAGGCCGCCTGcag TGCGTTTGCCACCCTGGAGGAGGAGGCGTGTACAGAGCTGGTGCCCTACCTCAGCTtcatcctggacacgctggtgTTTGCCTTCGGCAAGTACCAGCACAAGAACCTGCTCATCCTCTACGACGCCATCGGAACGCTCGCCGACTCCGTAGGACACCACCTCAACCAGCCT GAGTACATCCAGAAGCTGATGCCTCCCCTCATTGCCAAATGGAATGAGCTGAAGGACGAGGACAAGGATCTCTTTCCACTTCTGGAG TGTCTGTCGTCGGTGGCCACGGCCCTGCAAAGTGGCTTCCTGCCCTACTGTGAGCCTGTCTACCAGCGCTGTGTAACCCTGGTCCAGAAGACCCTCGCTCAGGCCATG atgtacAACCAGCACCCTGACCAGTACGAAGCCCCTGACAAGGACTTCATGATTGTGGCCCTGGACCTGCTGAGTGGCCTGGCCGAGGGCTTGGGGGCCAGTGTGGACCAGCTGGTGGCCCGCAGCAACATCATGACCCTGCTCTTCCAGTGCATGCAG GACCCTATGCCAGAGGTGAGACAGAGCTCCTTTGCCCTGCTGGGTGACCTGACCAAGGCCTGCTTCCCTCATGTCAAACCCTGCATTG CTGAGTTCATGCCGATCCTGGGCCTGAACCTGAACCCAGAGTTCATCTCTGTGTGTAACAACGCTACTTGGGCCATTGGCGAGATCGCCATGCAGATGG GATCAGACATGCAACCCTATGTTGGGCTGGTCCTCAACAACCTGGTGGAGATCATCAACAGACCTAACACACCCAAGACCCTCCTGGAGAATACAG CCATTACGATCGGCAGGCTGGGCTACGTGTGTCCACAGGAGGTGTCTCCCATGCTGCAACAGTTTATCAGACCCTGGTGCACATCGTTGAGGAACATCAGGGACAATGAGGAGAAAGACTCTGCGTTCCGTGGAATCTGCATGATGATTGGAGTCAACCCTGCTGGAGTGGTtcag